The following coding sequences lie in one Flavobacteriales bacterium genomic window:
- a CDS encoding restriction endonuclease subunit S — MSKEMKLIPELRFPEFEKEGEWKIESINDLCEILNNIRKPVTSSDRKSGEYPYYGASGIIDFIDDYLFEEQLLLVGEDGAKWGSFENTAFLVKGKYWVNNHAHVLKPIGIDDKLLESYLVKLDLQPYITGAAPPKLTLGKLKEIPVPTPQKPQEQQKIASCLSSLDELIAAHSDKLDALKDHKKGLMQNLFPQDGETVPKVRFSEFEGDGDWLPTTVEDNCLVKGRIGYRGYTTQDIVGQGEGALVLGGKHIQNQLLELKDPTYLSWDKYYESPEIMVEVGHIIFSQRGTLGDCAIIDREIGPATINPSMVLIKNITCDARFLYYILIGDCIQEEVRKNRSNGAIPMLSQKQIKEFSFLIPEPQEQQKIASCLSALDALITAQTEKIEQLQQYKKGLMQGLFPKIEN; from the coding sequence ATGAGTAAGGAGATGAAATTAATACCTGAATTGCGTTTTCCAGAGTTTGAAAAGGAAGGAGAATGGAAAATCGAATCAATAAATGATTTGTGCGAGATATTAAACAATATCCGAAAGCCTGTTACAAGTAGCGACAGGAAATCAGGTGAGTATCCATATTATGGTGCAAGCGGAATAATTGATTTCATAGATGACTATCTTTTTGAAGAGCAACTTTTGCTAGTTGGCGAAGACGGAGCAAAATGGGGTTCTTTTGAAAACACTGCATTTTTGGTAAAGGGAAAATATTGGGTTAATAATCATGCCCACGTTCTGAAACCAATTGGAATTGATGATAAGTTACTTGAAAGCTATCTTGTCAAACTTGACTTACAACCTTATATCACTGGCGCTGCACCGCCCAAGTTAACTTTAGGGAAATTAAAAGAGATTCCTGTTCCAACACCTCAAAAACCCCAAGAACAACAAAAAATCGCCTCTTGCCTTTCTTCTTTAGATGAGCTGATTGCCGCCCACAGCGATAAGCTGGACGCTCTCAAAGACCACAAAAAAGGCTTGATGCAAAATCTTTTCCCGCAAGATGGTGAAACTGTGCCTAAGGTTCGTTTTTCGGAGTTTGAAGGTGATGGGGATTGGCTCCCGACAACTGTCGAAGACAACTGTCTTGTTAAGGGTCGAATTGGATATAGAGGATATACAACTCAAGATATAGTAGGTCAGGGAGAAGGAGCGTTAGTACTTGGCGGAAAGCATATCCAAAATCAACTACTTGAATTAAAAGACCCAACATATCTTAGTTGGGATAAGTATTACGAATCTCCAGAAATTATGGTCGAAGTTGGGCACATTATTTTTTCTCAAAGAGGAACATTAGGAGATTGTGCAATAATTGACAGAGAAATAGGACCAGCAACTATAAACCCAAGTATGGTTTTAATTAAAAATATAACTTGTGATGCTCGATTTCTCTATTACATTTTAATTGGAGATTGCATTCAAGAGGAAGTTCGAAAAAACAGGTCAAACGGTGCAATTCCTATGCTTTCTCAAAAGCAAATCAAGGAATTTTCTTTTCTAATTCCTGAACCTCAAGAACAACAAAAAATAGCTTCCTGTCTTTCGGCATTAGACGCATTAATCACTGCACAAACAGAAAAAATAGAGCAATTGCAGCAGTATAAAAAAGGTTTAATGCAGGGCTTGTTTCCAAAAATTGAAAATTAA